The genomic region GGAACAGCGAGGATGCGGCAAGACCGAAGGCGAAGGCCACCACCTGTGCCACAAAGCCCGGAGGATTGTAGCCCAGATAACCGGCAATCACGATCGCGACCGCAGCCGCAACACGCCCGGCCATCAGTTCCTGTCCTTCTGTCATGTTCGGTGTGAACGTGCCTTTGAGAAGGTCATGTGAAACGCCCGACGAAATCACAAGCAGCAGACCAGCAGCCGTTGAAAGTGCTGCTGCGATACCACCAGCTGCGACCAGGGCAATGACCCAGTTCGGAAGCTGTGCGATTTCCGGGTTGGCAAGTACCATGATGTCACGGTCAACGCTCAGTTCGTTACCAGCCCAGCCATATTCAGCTGCTTTGGTCGCAAACTCTGCGTTCGCATCGTTGTAATACTGGATGCGGCCGTCACCGTTCTTGTCTTCGAACTTCAGAAGGCCGGTTGCTTCCCAGCGCTTCATCCAGTCCGGACGTTCTTCATAGACGAGGTTACCGTCTTCTGCGCCCACTTCACCGGTCTGGATGGTGTCGGTCAGGTTCAGGCGAGCCATTGCACCAACTGCCGGAGCAGTGGTGTACAGCAGCGCGATGAAGACCAGCGCCCAACCGGCCGAAGAACGTGCATCACGTACTTTCGGAACGGTGAAGAAGCGAACGATAACGTGCGGAAGACCGGCAGTACCAACCATCAGTGCAAGCGTGATTGCAAAGATATCAATCGTTGACTTGTTGGTGGTGGTGTATTCGAGGAAGCCGAGTTCCGTCACAACCTGGTTAAGGCGATCAAGCATGTATTCGCCGGTGCCATTCACGGTCGAGCCAAATGCCAGCTGCGGCAGCGGATTGCCGGTCAGTTGGAAGGCAATGAAGATTGCCGGGATGGTGTAGGCAATAATAAGAACGCAATATTGTGCAACCTGGGTATAGGTAATGCCCTTCATGCCGCCAAGAACAGCATAGATGAAGACGATGCCCATGCCGACGATCAGGCCGGTGAGGAGCTCAACTTCAAGGAAGCGCGAGAACACGATACCAACGCCGCGCATCTGACCTGCCACATAGGTAAACGAGATAAAGATCAGGCAGATAACAGCAACGATACGGGCGGTTTTGGAATAATAACGATCCCCGATGAATTCCGGCACGGTGAATTTGCCGTACTTACGAAGGTACGGTGCCAGAAGCATCGCCAGCAGGCAGTAGCCACCTGTCCAGCCCATGAGGTAAACCGAGCCGCCATAGCCAAGGAAGGCAATGAGGCCAGCCATAGAGATAAAGGAAGCAGCCGACATCCAGTCTGCTGCGGTCGCCATGCCGTTGACGACCGGGTTAACACCTTTGCCAGCGACATAGAATTCGCCGGTGGTGCTTGCCTTGGCCCAGATCGCGATGCCGATATACAGCGCGAAGCTCAAGCCGACGGCAATATATGTAAGGGTGGTAAGATCCATCTTGTCTGTCTCCCTGATCCTGCGTCAGTCGTCTTCACGAACGCCGAATTCGCGATCCAGTTTGTTCATCTTGGCCACATAGACGAAAATCAGTGCGACAAAGACGTAAATGGACCCCTGTTGAGCAAACCAGAAACCAAGCTGGAAGCCCGCGATTTCGATAGAGTTGAGGGCATCGACAAACAAGATGCCGA from Thalassospira indica harbors:
- a CDS encoding sodium:solute symporter family protein encodes the protein MDLTTLTYIAVGLSFALYIGIAIWAKASTTGEFYVAGKGVNPVVNGMATAADWMSAASFISMAGLIAFLGYGGSVYLMGWTGGYCLLAMLLAPYLRKYGKFTVPEFIGDRYYSKTARIVAVICLIFISFTYVAGQMRGVGIVFSRFLEVELLTGLIVGMGIVFIYAVLGGMKGITYTQVAQYCVLIIAYTIPAIFIAFQLTGNPLPQLAFGSTVNGTGEYMLDRLNQVVTELGFLEYTTTNKSTIDIFAITLALMVGTAGLPHVIVRFFTVPKVRDARSSAGWALVFIALLYTTAPAVGAMARLNLTDTIQTGEVGAEDGNLVYEERPDWMKRWEATGLLKFEDKNGDGRIQYYNDANAEFATKAAEYGWAGNELSVDRDIMVLANPEIAQLPNWVIALVAAGGIAAALSTAAGLLLVISSGVSHDLLKGTFTPNMTEGQELMAGRVAAAVAIVIAGYLGYNPPGFVAQVVAFAFGLAASSLFPVIIMGIFSKKVNREGAIAGMLVGLIFTMGYIMSYKGIFIPVLIENVEANWLFGISPEGIGVVGMLLNFIVAFAVSKVTAEPPEHIQHMIEDIRVPKGAGGAVDH
- a CDS encoding DUF4212 domain-containing protein; translation: MDEQSAAYWKRNVKLVSVLIAIWFIVSYGFGILFVDALNSIEIAGFQLGFWFAQQGSIYVFVALIFVYVAKMNKLDREFGVREDD